The Photobacterium sp. CCB-ST2H9 DNA segment CAGTACAAATCCGGAATACGAATCTGGAAGCAAGCTTGCACGTTTCTCATCTATGATATCGTTATAATGCTTGTGAAAAATTTTCAGGGTTGGATGACCCTTCATAACAGCGAGACAGAAAATGTTGAAATATATTGTGATTGCTCTGGTGGGCCTGGGGATTTATATCGGCGTGACCTATAAAGATCAGATTGAAGATATGCTTGATTCACGTCCGATGGAAGAAGCGCATGATCTGCTGGAGGATATGGGTGACCAGGCAGCAGATGCCAAAGATGCTCTGAACAAGCAGCTGGGATCTCTGCAAAACTAATTGCAACGCTCATCGATGATGGGCAGGTACAGATGTCAAAACGGCGACCCTGGGGTCGCCGTTTCATTTGACTGTCAGCTGTCTCAGACAGTGTATTACAGTTGCTTAAGCTTTGGCTGTTTGACCGTTTGCTTCAGCTTCAGCTGCGCGGCATGCAGCAGCGGTAAAGATAACATCAGTTGAGCTGTTCAGCGCAGTCTCGGCAGAGTCCTGAATCACACCGATGATGAAACCAATCGCAACGACCTGCATCGCAACTTCGTTCGATACACCGAACAGGCTGCAAGCCAGTGGAATCAGCAGCAGAGAACCACCTGCAACACCAGAAGCACCACATGCAGAAACTGCAGCGACAACACTCAGCAGCAGGGCAGTGAGCAGATCAACCTGAATACCCAGTGTATTCACGGCAGCCAGTGTCAGTACAGTGATTGTGATTGCTGCCCCAGCCATGTTGATGGTCGCACCCAGTGGGATAGAGACAGAGTAAGTGTCTTCATGCAGATCCAGCTCTTTACACAGTTGCATGTTCACTGGAATGTTTGCAGCAGAACTACGGGTAAAGAAGGCAGTGATACCACTTTCACGAACACACTTCAGAACCAGCGGGTATGGATTCTGTTTCGTTTTGTAGAAAACGATCGCAGGGTTCACAATGAACGCGATGATAGCCATAGAACCCAGCAGTACAGCCAGCAGGTGAGCGTAGTCACCCAGAGCGCTAAAGCCGGTTTCTGCAAAAGTTTTCGCAACCAGACCGAAAATACCGATCGGTGCCAGACGAATGACGAAACGAACGATCAGCGTAACGCCGTTCGACATGTCCTGGAATACTTGTTTCGTTGCATCAGATGCTGAGTGCAGGGCAAAACCCAGACCGACAGCCCATGCCAGAATACCGATGTAATTGCCGGACAGCAGTGCATTGATCGGGTTATCAACCACTTTGAACAGCAGCGTGTTCAAAACTTCCGCGATCCCTTCAGGTGCAGCCTGATTCGCGGTACCAGCATCCAGAGTCAGAGTTGTCGGGAAAAGGAAACTCAGGGTTACTGCAGTAAGCGCGGCCATCAGTGTACCGAACAGGTACAGCATGATGATTGGTTTCATGTTGGTGTTTGCACCTTTCTTCTGATTTGCAATTGAAGATGCAACCAGAATAAATACCAGTACAGGTGCAACAGCTTTCAGGGCACTGACGAACAGACTGCCAAGGAAACCGACTTTCATAGCAGCATCTGTAGATACAGCAGCAAGGACGATACCTGCCACGATACCAATAAGAATCTGGATAACCAGACTGCCATTGGCAATTTTTGCAAGGAATGGTTGTGGTTGACTCATACTACATCCTGAATGTTTTGAGTTGGTTCGGAAGCGTTTTATGTTGTTTGCGGGTGGTTTTGTAACAGGATAATCGATGGATTTCCACACTTCTTTTTATAAACTTTTAGATTACACATCATTAACCTTCCCGGAATCTGTGTTTTGTGAGCAACTTATCAATAATAAATTACTGCTTTTAGAGCAATCTGCCTGTTTTCCTGCCTTTGACAGTATGCTGTGTGGAATGCTTCGCAAAACACCGAATGTTAAATGTTAAAAAAATCCTGCCATAAAGGCAGGATTAGAATGCAACGGATGTAACAAACAAGCTGCATAATCCGTTAGATCTCAAACGAATTGGGCAGTAAACCGCTCATTAGCCTTTACTTCTGACCGGGGGTAAATCCGGTACCAGTGGCGCCAGCGCTTCTGACTGACCAGCTTTGTGCTGGGCAGTGGTTTCCTGTTTCAGTAATGCCAGTAATTGGCGGTTATCCCAATTGGTCGGAGATTTTCCATAGCAGGCACGCATCATTCTGGCGATTTCTGTTTCAAGATCCTGTTGGTAGGTTGCAGTCAGATGCGTTTTATCCCAGCGCTGATAGCAGGTCTGAATCAGCATCGGCTGATTTGATTGCACCGCAGAGATCAGTTCGGCTTTGGCGAATTGGTCAGAATGGCTGGCGGCGCTTGAGAC contains these protein-coding regions:
- a CDS encoding YtxH domain-containing protein, giving the protein MLKYIVIALVGLGIYIGVTYKDQIEDMLDSRPMEEAHDLLEDMGDQAADAKDALNKQLGSLQN
- the sstT gene encoding serine/threonine transporter SstT, with amino-acid sequence MSQPQPFLAKIANGSLVIQILIGIVAGIVLAAVSTDAAMKVGFLGSLFVSALKAVAPVLVFILVASSIANQKKGANTNMKPIIMLYLFGTLMAALTAVTLSFLFPTTLTLDAGTANQAAPEGIAEVLNTLLFKVVDNPINALLSGNYIGILAWAVGLGFALHSASDATKQVFQDMSNGVTLIVRFVIRLAPIGIFGLVAKTFAETGFSALGDYAHLLAVLLGSMAIIAFIVNPAIVFYKTKQNPYPLVLKCVRESGITAFFTRSSAANIPVNMQLCKELDLHEDTYSVSIPLGATINMAGAAITITVLTLAAVNTLGIQVDLLTALLLSVVAAVSACGASGVAGGSLLLIPLACSLFGVSNEVAMQVVAIGFIIGVIQDSAETALNSSTDVIFTAAACRAAEAEANGQTAKA